The Sphingomonas sinipercae genome contains a region encoding:
- the asnB gene encoding asparagine synthase (glutamine-hydrolyzing) encodes MCGIAGLLGAGAREPSIVRRMIAPIAHRGPDDEGVWIDADAGVALGQRRLAIIDLSPAGHQPMEASDGRYVIDFNGEIYNHNDIRAALAAADAVPEGGWRGHSDTETLLQGISIWGLDETIARCVGMFAIALWDRRERTLTLARDRFGEKPLYYGWAGKDFVFGSELKALRAHPAFRGEIDREAVSRFMQRGYIPAPLSIYRGIFKLQPGCVLTIESGHRPVRTLPEIGAGSDGLRLRRYWSYRNVVADGLADPIVNEAEAIEQLDLVLGQAVKDQSLADVPVGAFLSGGVDSSTVVALYQKHSSVPVRTFSMGFEDSAFDESQYAAAVARHLGTVHSERRVTVAEAQDVIPLLPEMYDEPFADSSQIPTYLVSRFARQKVTVALTGDGGDELFAGYNRHFVAPRLWRQVERVPRPLRSLAAASLGGLPAGAWNLAGSLLAGQRQKTFGAKLQKALLLSANARSFDDAYVGLVDEWSGGRSPVIGEVGSAFDDFDCAADAPDAVRAMYCDATGYLPGDVLCKVDRASMAVSLETRVPFLDHRVAAIAARIPLSMKIANGGGKQILRKLLDQYVPRHLIDRPKAGFAVPVGEWIKGPLRGWAEELLDAGQMAGEGWLDPALVQRRWRDHLAGKRDSTAALWSVLMFQAWLREQETAMQAAA; translated from the coding sequence ATGTGCGGGATAGCCGGCCTGCTTGGAGCTGGCGCGCGCGAACCTTCCATCGTTCGCCGGATGATCGCTCCCATCGCGCACCGCGGCCCTGACGACGAGGGGGTTTGGATCGACGCCGATGCCGGCGTCGCCCTCGGCCAGCGCCGGCTTGCGATTATCGACCTATCGCCAGCTGGCCATCAGCCGATGGAAGCGTCCGACGGCCGGTACGTGATCGATTTCAACGGTGAAATTTACAACCACAACGATATCCGCGCTGCCTTGGCAGCAGCGGATGCCGTTCCCGAGGGCGGATGGCGGGGGCATTCCGACACCGAAACGCTCCTCCAGGGGATTTCAATCTGGGGTCTCGACGAAACCATTGCACGCTGTGTCGGCATGTTCGCGATCGCGCTGTGGGATCGGCGTGAACGGACGCTCACACTGGCTCGCGACCGGTTCGGCGAAAAGCCGCTTTATTACGGTTGGGCAGGCAAGGATTTCGTCTTCGGGTCGGAGCTTAAGGCGTTGCGGGCGCACCCGGCCTTCCGGGGCGAGATCGACCGTGAGGCCGTCAGCCGCTTCATGCAACGCGGCTACATTCCGGCTCCGCTGTCCATCTATCGCGGGATCTTCAAGCTCCAGCCGGGCTGCGTGCTCACCATCGAAAGCGGGCACCGGCCGGTGCGAACGCTGCCCGAAATCGGCGCCGGTTCCGACGGGCTTCGCCTGCGCCGCTACTGGTCTTACCGCAATGTCGTCGCCGATGGCCTGGCGGACCCAATCGTCAACGAGGCCGAGGCGATCGAGCAGCTCGATTTGGTGCTCGGCCAGGCCGTCAAGGACCAATCGCTCGCCGACGTCCCGGTTGGCGCGTTCCTTTCCGGAGGGGTCGACAGCTCAACCGTCGTCGCATTGTATCAGAAGCACTCCTCGGTCCCTGTGCGCACCTTCTCGATGGGGTTCGAAGATTCCGCGTTCGACGAATCGCAATATGCCGCCGCGGTCGCCAGGCATCTCGGCACGGTGCACTCGGAGCGTCGGGTCACCGTCGCTGAAGCGCAGGACGTCATCCCATTGCTTCCGGAAATGTATGACGAGCCCTTCGCGGATTCATCCCAGATACCCACCTATCTGGTCAGCCGGTTTGCTCGCCAGAAGGTGACGGTCGCACTGACTGGGGACGGTGGCGACGAATTGTTTGCCGGATACAACAGGCACTTCGTAGCGCCGAGATTATGGCGGCAGGTCGAACGCGTGCCACGTCCGTTACGCAGCCTTGCGGCGGCATCGCTTGGCGGTCTGCCTGCCGGGGCGTGGAACCTGGCCGGATCGCTGCTCGCCGGACAACGCCAAAAGACCTTTGGTGCAAAGCTGCAAAAGGCACTTTTGCTGTCCGCCAATGCGCGTTCGTTCGACGATGCCTATGTCGGACTGGTCGACGAATGGAGCGGTGGTCGCTCGCCGGTGATTGGCGAGGTCGGCAGTGCGTTCGATGATTTCGACTGCGCGGCCGACGCCCCGGACGCGGTCCGTGCCATGTACTGCGATGCGACCGGCTACCTGCCCGGCGATGTGCTGTGCAAGGTCGACCGGGCGTCGATGGCGGTCAGCCTTGAAACCAGGGTGCCATTTCTCGATCACCGCGTGGCCGCAATCGCAGCGCGGATCCCGCTGTCGATGAAAATTGCGAATGGCGGCGGCAAGCAGATCCTGCGCAAGCTTTTAGATCAATACGTCCCGCGCCACCTGATCGATCGACCCAAGGCCGGGTTCGCGGTTCCCGTCGGCGAATGGATCAAGGGCCCATTGCGCGGCTGGGCGGAAGAGTTGCTGGACGCCGGTCAGATGGCGGGGGAGGGTTGGCTCGACCCCGCCCTCGTTCAGCGTCGTTGGCGCGACCATTTGGCCGGCAAGCGCGACTCAACCGCAGCCTTGTGGTCCGTGCTCATGTTCCAGGCCTGGCTTCGCGAACAGGAAACCGCGATGCAGGCAGCCGCCTAG